The proteins below come from a single Xiphophorus hellerii strain 12219 chromosome 14, Xiphophorus_hellerii-4.1, whole genome shotgun sequence genomic window:
- the ajuba gene encoding LIM domain-containing protein ajuba, whose translation MDRPISKLLGKLKLTDAGSVKFNSSKKKHDSANNNSNTNISGASAPSSAAASPSRPGQFSTTSDAGAPATPSSSTLGADGEQPLHPSTLAQLRRPSSQQRASCYLTDRVEAHLGLSPDADPVGALGSKASLNQRRYSLELQQLVRRQQLLSQPPPHSVPLLYPAAPGYGSAPRGGSAEQGYNSEPERHKRFSLQEALLYKRLSTGGEVWDNPRPASLSHPPHRPSDIPGGGSVGLFYPPGPTLSPCSSFSLQESVLVSPRSSFASSTASGGGGGSPIGSRCSSNRTSGISLGYDTRYSVSVQQQPMQAGGFAVGYGAPGRAGVTAAEAWTQYLEGGGRPGPYDSRHSYPPAVGSPAAACYQGGPDWWEDKQGARGKEAARYSDLPGTRYQEELTRLLLRDAAREGGGLLEGLRLKDQPLPSPGTASATGPVRPQEDSGAAGRETAENRQEFFGTCVKCGKGVYGADNACQALDHLYHTRCFTCVSCGRTLRNKDFYNVNGSVYCKEDYMFSGFQAAAEKCSVCGHLILEQILQAVGNSYHPGCFRCVVCSKALDGVPFTVDQHSNIYCVADYNKTFAPKCAACLQPILPTEGSEEILRVVSMNKDYHFECYHCEECGKQLSDKPGSQCFPLDSHLLCHSCHMSRVCGTHSVPPHKTH comes from the exons ATGGACCGGCCTATAAGCAAGCTGCTGGGGAAGCTGAAGCTCACCGACGCGGGCAGCGTGAAGTTCAACAGCTCCAAGAAGAAACACGACTCcgccaacaacaacagcaacaccaACATCTCTGGAGCGTCTGCTCCCAGCTCCGCGGCCGCCTCGCCCTCCAGGCCCGGCCAGTTCTCCACCACCAGCGACGCGGGAGCCCCGGCGACACCGTCTTCCTCCACGCTGGGCGCCGATGGGGAGCAGCCGCTGCATCCCTCCACCTTGGCACAACTGAGGCGGCCCTCCTCCCAGCAGCGAGCCTCCTGCTACCTGACGGACAGAGTGGAGGCCCACCTGGGCCTGAGCCCTGATGCTGACCCCGTGGGGGCGCTGGGCTCCAAGGCCTCTCTCAACCAGCGGCGCTACTCGCTGGAGCTCCAGCAGCTGGTCAGGCGGCAGCAGCTCCTGTCCCAGCCGCCGCCCCACTCCGTCCCGCTGCTGTACCCTGCTGCTCCGGGATATGGGTCCGCTCCCAGAGGGGGGTCGGCCGAGCAGGGCTACAACTCTGAACCTGAGAGGCACAAGCGCTTCTCCCTGCAAGAGGCCCTGCTGTACAAGCGCCTCAGCACCGGGGGTGAAGTGTGGGACAACCCCAGACCCGCTTCCCTGTCCCATCCGCCCCATCGCCCCTCTGATATACCTGGAGGGGGGAGCGTGGGTTTGTTTTACCCGCCCGGTCCCACCCTGAGCCCGTGTTCGTCGTTCAGCCTGCAGGAGTCGGTGCTGGTCAGCCCCAGGTCCAGCTTCGCCTCCAGCACGGCCAGTGGCGGGGGCGGGGGCAGCCCCATAGGGAGCcgctgcagcagcaacagaaccAGCGGCATCAGCTTGGGCTACGACACCCGCTACTCTGTTTCCGTCCAGCAGCAGCCCATGCAGGCTGGAGGTTTTGCGGTGGGGTACGGGGCTCCAGGCAGAGCCGGGGTCACCGCCGCAGAGGCCTGGACTCAGTACCTGGAGGGAGGGGGCCGCCCTGGGCCGTACGACAGCCGCCACTCATACCCACCTGCGGTGGGAAGCCCGGCGGCGGCCTGCTACCAGGGAGGCCCCGATTGGTGGGAGGACAAGCAGGGGGCGAGAGGGAAAGAGGCGGCCCGGTACTCGGACCTGCCCGGAACCCGCTACCAGGAGGAGCTGACCCGGCTTCTCCTGAGGGATGCTGCCCGAGAAGGCGGAGGGTTGCTGGAGGGCCTGAGGCTGAAGGATCAGCCTCTACCCTCACCGGGGACGGCATCAGCCACCGGGCCGGTCCGACCTCAGGAAGACTCCGGTGCAGCTGGAAGAGAGACGGCGGAGAACCGGCAGGAGTTCTTTG GTACCTGTGTGAAGTGTGGGAAAGGTGTGTACGGGGCGGATAACGCCTGCCAGGCTCTGGATCACCTCTATCACACTCGCTGCTTCACCTGCGTCTCCTGCG GTCGCACCCTGAGAAACAAGGACTTCTACAATGTCAACGGCTCTGTGTACTGTAAAGAGGATTACATG ttttCGGGATTCCAGGCGGCTGCTGAGAAGTGTAGCGTGTGTGGTCACCTCATTCTGGAGCAG ATCCTGCAGGCTGTTGGGAACTCCTACCATCCCGGCTGTTTCCGCTGCGTGGTGTGCTCCAAGGCTCTGGACGGGGTCCCCTTCACTGTGGACCAGCACAGCAACATCTACTGCGTGGCAGACTACAACAA GACTTTTGCTCCAAAGTGCGCTGCCTGTTTGCAACCCATCTTACCGACTGAA GGCAGCGAGGAGATCCTCAGGGTCGTGTCTATGAACAAGGACTACCACTTTGAGTGCTACCACTGCGAG GAGTGTGGCAAGCAGCTCTCCGATAAGCCCGGCTCGCAGTGCTTCCCTCTGGACTCTCATCTCCTCTGCCACTCCTGTCACATGAGCAGAGTGTGTGGCACACACAGCGTTCCCCCACACAAGACACACTGA